The Agarilytica rhodophyticola genome has a window encoding:
- the grxC gene encoding glutaredoxin 3: MNSIRIYTTQYCGYCVRAKALLSKKNLAFEEIPVDNNIELRSEVMRMSGQRTVPQIWINEQHIGGCMELMQLEASGQLDQILASD; encoded by the coding sequence ATGAATTCTATTCGTATTTATACTACACAGTACTGCGGCTACTGCGTGCGTGCGAAAGCGCTGCTCAGCAAGAAAAACCTTGCTTTTGAGGAAATCCCTGTAGATAACAACATCGAGTTGCGCAGTGAAGTAATGCGTATGAGTGGACAGAGAACTGTGCCTCAAATCTGGATAAACGAGCAGCACATCGGTGGTTGTATGGAGCTTATGCAACTGGAGGCCTCCGGCCAGTTAGATCAAATATTGGCATCTGATTAG
- a CDS encoding murein hydrolase activator EnvC family protein — MRQINTFYKLRSKLAIVVACLVIIFANSSIANDSEKEKQLEQLKQTILKLKKELNATKSSRDEVSKSLENTEKNINDLSKKAKSIEKKLQDRREKLDNLRDERSQLNQEKGQQEGIVGDYVNAAYRLGDRGNLRLLLNQEDPTKVSRNLKYYDYLMTARTEKIARYIKTIERINKIEPEISRQTQLIESDLSLLEKQKQALEIAQSQRKQMLAKLNSRISNQGQQLNNLLEDRRQLEKLLSKVIENIADIKQRKGSEVFSSLKGKLPWPTKGKVLRRFGSNRIANKMRWEGLLISSKEGDPVRSVHYGRVVFSDYLRGHGLLIIVDHGAGFMSLYAHNRALFKELGEWVEGGDVIASVGNSGGQKDTALYFELRYKGKPTNPQRWLRRA; from the coding sequence ATGCGACAGATCAACACCTTCTATAAGCTAAGATCAAAATTAGCTATCGTGGTTGCGTGTTTAGTCATTATTTTTGCTAACTCAAGCATCGCCAATGACTCTGAGAAAGAAAAACAGTTAGAACAACTAAAACAAACGATTCTCAAGCTTAAAAAAGAGCTCAATGCCACTAAAAGTAGTCGAGATGAAGTTAGCAAATCTCTAGAAAATACAGAAAAAAACATCAACGATCTCAGTAAAAAAGCCAAGTCGATTGAAAAAAAATTGCAAGATCGACGTGAAAAACTAGATAACCTCCGCGATGAACGAAGCCAGTTAAACCAAGAAAAAGGCCAGCAAGAAGGTATTGTTGGAGACTATGTTAATGCAGCCTATCGTTTGGGGGATCGCGGCAACTTGCGCCTGCTGCTCAACCAAGAAGATCCGACAAAAGTATCTCGTAACTTAAAATACTATGACTACTTGATGACAGCTCGGACGGAAAAAATTGCACGCTATATAAAAACCATCGAGCGTATCAACAAAATCGAACCAGAAATTAGCCGTCAGACACAACTTATCGAATCGGACTTATCTTTACTGGAAAAACAAAAGCAGGCTCTTGAAATAGCCCAATCTCAACGTAAGCAAATGCTCGCCAAACTGAATTCGCGAATCAGCAATCAGGGGCAACAGCTGAATAATTTGCTGGAGGATAGACGCCAACTGGAAAAACTGTTGTCTAAGGTGATTGAAAATATTGCAGATATCAAACAGCGCAAAGGCTCAGAAGTTTTTTCCAGCCTCAAAGGCAAACTGCCATGGCCTACCAAGGGTAAGGTTTTACGGCGCTTTGGCTCAAACCGCATCGCCAATAAAATGCGCTGGGAAGGTCTACTCATATCATCAAAAGAAGGTGATCCCGTGCGTTCAGTGCACTACGGTAGAGTAGTATTTTCTGATTATTTACGCGGCCATGGTTTACTGATTATTGTCGACCACGGCGCAGGTTTTATGAGCCTTTACGCTCATAATAGAGCTCTGTTTAAAGAGTTGGGTGAGTGGGTTGAAGGCGGCGATGTCATTGCATCAGTCGGCAACAGCGGTGGACAAAAAGATACAGCTCTTTACTTTGAACTACGCTATAAAGGAAAACCAACAAACCCACAACGCTGGTTGAGAAGAGCTTAG
- the gpmI gene encoding 2,3-bisphosphoglycerate-independent phosphoglycerate mutase, translating into MTDVKRPVALIIIDGFGYSENNKHNAIAGAKAPTWQNIWENAPVTTIGTSGAHVGLPDGQMGNSEVGHMTLGAGRVVYQNFTRINKSIADGDFFENSAYCKAVDAAIEKDKAVHIMGLLSPGGVHSHEDHIIAMMELAVKRGAKKVYLHAFLDGRDCPPRSAKAPLQRAEEAFASLGSGQIASICGRFFALDRDNRWERVQACYELLTEAKAEYSSASVLEALEAAYERDENDEFVSPTAIADPQGKGITMEDGDSVIFMNFRPDRARQITNTFVDDNFDGFVRAKRPALSDFVMTTEYSADIDTSCAYPPIDIVNSFGEVLANNKRQQLRIAETEKYAHVTFFFSGGQETEYEGEERILVPSPKVETYDLKPEMSAYEVTDKLVAAIESEKYDAIICNYANCDQVGHTGNYEAAVKAVETVDECLAKVFAALKKVGGEALVTADHGNVEEMFDEASGQVHTQHTTLPVPLAYVGDKNISLSEGGSLADIAPTMLDMMQVEQPADMTGRSLLIEK; encoded by the coding sequence ATGACTGATGTAAAAAGACCTGTAGCACTCATCATTATCGACGGCTTTGGTTACTCCGAAAACAACAAGCACAATGCAATTGCCGGCGCCAAAGCCCCTACGTGGCAAAACATATGGGAAAATGCACCAGTTACCACTATTGGCACCTCAGGGGCTCATGTGGGTTTGCCAGATGGACAGATGGGCAATTCGGAAGTGGGGCATATGACCTTGGGGGCCGGACGAGTGGTCTACCAAAATTTTACTCGTATCAATAAGTCTATAGCTGATGGTGACTTTTTTGAAAACTCGGCTTATTGCAAAGCCGTAGATGCTGCCATAGAAAAAGATAAGGCCGTACATATCATGGGGCTGCTATCACCGGGTGGTGTGCACAGCCACGAAGATCATATTATTGCGATGATGGAATTGGCAGTAAAACGCGGCGCCAAAAAAGTGTATTTGCACGCATTTCTAGATGGTCGCGACTGCCCGCCTCGCAGTGCCAAAGCCCCATTGCAAAGAGCTGAAGAGGCTTTCGCTAGCTTAGGCAGCGGTCAGATTGCCAGCATCTGCGGTCGTTTCTTCGCTCTTGACCGCGATAACAGATGGGAAAGGGTTCAAGCCTGCTACGAACTCCTAACCGAAGCAAAAGCCGAATATAGCTCTGCTTCCGTGTTGGAAGCGTTAGAGGCAGCTTATGAAAGAGATGAAAACGATGAATTTGTAAGCCCAACCGCTATTGCTGATCCTCAAGGGAAAGGTATTACCATGGAAGACGGCGACTCTGTAATTTTTATGAACTTCCGTCCCGATAGAGCTAGGCAAATTACCAATACTTTCGTCGACGACAATTTTGATGGCTTCGTTCGAGCAAAGCGACCCGCTCTTAGCGATTTTGTTATGACCACTGAATACTCAGCAGATATTGATACCAGCTGTGCCTATCCTCCTATCGATATCGTCAATTCTTTTGGTGAAGTGCTTGCCAACAATAAACGCCAGCAACTACGCATCGCTGAAACAGAGAAATATGCCCACGTCACCTTCTTTTTCAGCGGCGGCCAAGAAACAGAATATGAGGGTGAAGAACGTATTCTCGTTCCTTCTCCAAAAGTAGAAACCTATGACCTCAAACCAGAAATGAGCGCATATGAAGTGACGGATAAATTGGTTGCAGCAATAGAGTCTGAAAAATATGATGCCATTATTTGTAACTACGCCAATTGCGACCAAGTGGGTCATACCGGCAACTACGAAGCTGCAGTCAAAGCCGTTGAAACCGTAGACGAATGTCTCGCAAAAGTATTTGCGGCGTTGAAAAAGGTAGGGGGCGAAGCGCTAGTGACAGCGGATCACGGCAATGTTGAAGAAATGTTCGATGAGGCATCTGGACAAGTGCACACCCAGCACACCACCTTGCCTGTGCCCCTAGCTTACGTTGGCGACAAAAACATAAGTCTGAGCGAAGGCGGCAGTCTGGCAGATATTGCTCCGACCATGCTTGATATGATGCAAGTCGAACAACCAGCAGATATGACAGGCAGAAGCCTTCTGATCGAGAAATAA
- a CDS encoding rhodanese-like domain-containing protein, whose amino-acid sequence MVFMSEQWLLVTILAVLVSGLIVVEGKRGGDSLSFHQLTTLVNQGNAVVVDVRETKEFKTGHIVNALNIPHLKLGDRLGELNKHKEKTIIVVDKMGQHAGASGRLLKENGFNVNRLQGGMSEWQAQNLPVIKS is encoded by the coding sequence ATTGTATTTATGTCCGAGCAATGGTTGTTAGTTACAATCCTTGCTGTTTTAGTAAGCGGATTAATTGTTGTTGAGGGTAAGCGCGGTGGCGATTCGCTCAGCTTCCACCAGTTGACCACATTGGTTAATCAGGGCAATGCTGTGGTTGTAGATGTGCGAGAGACAAAAGAGTTTAAAACTGGGCATATCGTGAATGCGCTTAATATTCCCCATTTGAAACTGGGGGATCGCCTGGGCGAATTGAACAAGCACAAAGAGAAAACCATTATTGTTGTCGATAAAATGGGGCAGCACGCAGGCGCTTCAGGCCGTTTATTGAAAGAGAACGGATTTAATGTCAACCGTTTGCAAGGTGGTATGTCGGAATGGCAAGCCCAGAATCTGCCAGTGATAAAGAGCTAA
- the secB gene encoding protein-export chaperone SecB, with translation MTEETQAKPEEQAAEPVKGQFALQRIYIKDMSFESPMAITARSQAKPAVSQDLHTLVSKVAENHFEVVLHLTITVKQEDNVAFLAEVHQAGLFQVAGLDEAQLQHTLSSTCPSILFPYAREAIDNMATRGGFPPLMLPPINFDAVFAKAMMEAKAKAEAEGAPADTDGVH, from the coding sequence ATGACTGAAGAAACTCAAGCTAAACCAGAAGAACAAGCCGCGGAGCCTGTGAAAGGGCAATTTGCTTTACAACGAATTTATATCAAAGATATGTCGTTTGAATCACCGATGGCTATCACGGCCCGCAGCCAGGCTAAGCCAGCGGTATCGCAAGATTTGCATACACTCGTAAGTAAGGTGGCAGAAAATCATTTTGAAGTTGTTTTGCATTTAACAATAACCGTTAAACAAGAAGATAATGTCGCGTTTTTAGCGGAAGTTCATCAGGCAGGCCTGTTTCAAGTTGCAGGCTTAGATGAAGCACAACTGCAGCATACCTTGTCATCAACATGTCCCTCTATTTTGTTTCCTTATGCTCGCGAAGCTATCGATAATATGGCGACACGTGGTGGTTTCCCTCCTCTTATGTTACCCCCTATTAATTTTGATGCAGTGTTTGCCAAAGCCATGATGGAAGCTAAAGCCAAGGCCGAAGCTGAAGGTGCTCCTGCGGATACCGACGGTGTTCACTAG
- a CDS encoding S41 family peptidase codes for MGLFVSGVSPAGFAQDSKQETENGSKPLSVLPLEDLRVFTKAYDQIRNAYVKEIDDRTLLEHAIRGMLDELDPHSTYLDASSFEDLQVNTTGEFGGLGIEVGIEDGFVKVIAPIDDTPAARGGVEAGDLIIKLDGVSVKGLALDKAVEKMRGPKGSDVTITIVREGVDKPIDLTLTRDTVKVRSVRSEIKTEQIGYIRIAQFQLHTGDDVAKEFAKLMSKEPDLGGIILDLRNNPGGVLQASVDVVDHFLEEGLIVYTEGRLPDSNSRYEASPGDISKGMPIVVLINDGSASASEIVAGALQDHGRALILGTRSFGKGSVQSIIQVTNDRALKLTTALYFTPNGRSIQAEGIEPDIQVERVRVTAVKPRSSISEAGLSGHLENASKNEKNTKKKSKSSSNTDLQNTDSQLYEAITMLRGLNLLKQKEKKEIPNNKVASKQK; via the coding sequence GTGGGGCTGTTCGTCTCAGGGGTAAGTCCCGCTGGTTTTGCACAAGATAGCAAGCAAGAAACTGAAAATGGATCAAAACCCTTAAGCGTTTTACCACTAGAAGACCTTCGCGTCTTTACCAAAGCTTACGACCAAATTCGCAATGCCTACGTTAAAGAAATTGATGACCGCACATTATTAGAACATGCCATTCGTGGCATGTTAGATGAACTCGACCCTCATTCTACCTACTTAGATGCTTCATCATTTGAGGATTTACAAGTCAATACCACGGGTGAATTCGGTGGCCTGGGAATCGAGGTCGGTATCGAAGATGGCTTCGTTAAAGTCATCGCGCCAATCGACGATACTCCTGCGGCCAGAGGTGGCGTTGAAGCGGGTGACTTAATCATAAAATTAGATGGTGTTTCGGTGAAAGGGCTGGCTTTGGATAAAGCTGTCGAGAAGATGCGGGGCCCCAAAGGTAGTGACGTTACTATTACCATTGTGCGTGAAGGTGTCGATAAACCGATAGATCTCACTCTTACGAGAGATACTGTAAAAGTTAGAAGTGTCCGCTCAGAGATAAAAACTGAACAGATCGGTTACATCCGTATCGCTCAGTTCCAATTGCACACTGGCGATGATGTAGCCAAAGAATTCGCCAAGCTCATGTCAAAAGAACCCGATCTTGGCGGCATTATTCTAGACCTTAGGAATAATCCTGGTGGTGTATTACAGGCATCTGTCGACGTGGTCGATCATTTCTTAGAAGAAGGGCTTATAGTCTACACAGAAGGTAGGCTGCCGGACTCCAACTCACGCTACGAGGCTTCGCCGGGAGATATATCAAAAGGGATGCCCATTGTTGTATTGATCAATGATGGTTCTGCTTCTGCATCGGAAATTGTGGCAGGTGCGCTACAAGATCATGGCCGCGCGCTGATACTCGGCACACGCAGCTTCGGTAAAGGCTCAGTACAATCTATTATTCAGGTAACTAATGATCGTGCTTTAAAGCTTACTACCGCACTATACTTCACACCCAATGGGCGCTCCATTCAGGCAGAGGGCATAGAACCGGACATTCAGGTCGAACGTGTGCGAGTAACCGCAGTAAAGCCAAGATCAAGTATCTCTGAGGCGGGCTTAAGTGGGCATTTGGAAAATGCGTCTAAAAATGAGAAAAATACCAAGAAAAAAAGCAAGTCGTCGAGCAACACAGATTTGCAGAATACCGACAGCCAGCTTTACGAAGCGATAACAATGCTGCGCGGTTTGAATTTACTTAAGCAAAAAGAAAAAAAAGAGATACCCAATAATAAGGTAGCCAGCAAGCAAAAATGA
- a CDS encoding EAL domain-containing protein — protein sequence MVTSWQLYVEYNSIEKELMVKLEGVANSFKDGIGKALWNIDNDSIAFILAGIKKIEIISGAKVTNLQNDLQGAVGVYVNNDGEYLNSNTNAVDSNLEVSQDKVIVRPESANNYYEYTLAIFFEESTGAPELIGFMSLYSNQAAVFQRFKKSFVIIISIALIKTFALWLIFLYFANNVVAKPLTDLANATEALSKSDKLHRQPYNISQLKLLADPDKNDEISTLAKSFLGMQNSILEKIDNLYCINEMAIKLSQSTTTKQVFEYVERYLKTLFGCQFAIVADKNNKVFWSSLPKSELPAFAIKHSADNDDLPDTKTHDRNITYQHPSVADQIHSLVKEEVATLVLPILAAGFEGKQIRFFGPLNIDRLTGDLQLTKETKSVLQVVSVMISNTLTNLNQREVIEQQNELLEERVDERTRELADVNAELKHLAVHDPLTQLPNRTLFNDRLEQLIQLSERESRCFAVASIDLTKFKLINDNYGHDAGDLVLVEISKRFAEGLRGTDTLARMGGDEFAALLSDTDKHRAIDTIMQQLISRLDKPIVLQDGSQIMPNANIGIALYPDHAVTSEQLFKFADIAMYNAKRSDKGYSIFCPDKNLQEQEFAELINELELAITKQELVLHYQPIVDVKTKILNGFEALIRWVHPVRGKIPPNMFIPHAEKSRHIGPLTHWVLSEACRQSVKFEAEGFSLPISVNLSPRVFTSPELPDQLSALLQQHKLPPSRIKLEITENAAMTNPNQAMEIISKFSAMGCPISIDDFGTGHSSLAYLTRLPLNELKIDRSFLVSDSNSNRVVVETIIELAHALDLKVVAEGIETEDTYELLKQRGCDYAQGYYFGRPIDAQRAMKLLKSTGDNNSLLLPPTNQT from the coding sequence ATGGTGACATCATGGCAACTTTATGTGGAATACAACTCTATCGAAAAAGAGCTTATGGTAAAGCTCGAGGGTGTCGCAAATTCTTTTAAAGATGGCATTGGTAAAGCATTATGGAATATCGACAACGACTCAATAGCCTTTATTTTAGCGGGAATCAAAAAGATAGAGATCATATCGGGCGCGAAGGTCACCAACCTACAAAATGACCTACAAGGCGCAGTAGGTGTTTATGTTAACAATGACGGAGAATACTTAAATAGTAATACTAATGCAGTCGATTCCAACCTCGAAGTCTCCCAGGACAAAGTTATTGTGCGGCCAGAATCAGCTAATAACTACTACGAATATACCTTGGCAATTTTCTTTGAAGAATCTACAGGAGCACCAGAATTAATAGGATTTATGAGCCTATATTCCAACCAGGCTGCTGTATTTCAGCGATTTAAGAAAAGCTTCGTTATTATTATATCAATTGCTCTGATTAAAACATTCGCTCTCTGGCTTATATTCCTATACTTTGCCAATAATGTGGTAGCAAAGCCATTAACTGATCTGGCCAATGCAACCGAAGCACTCAGCAAAAGTGATAAACTTCACCGCCAGCCTTACAATATATCGCAACTAAAACTGCTCGCTGATCCTGATAAAAACGATGAAATTTCGACCTTAGCTAAAAGCTTCCTGGGAATGCAAAATTCTATCCTGGAGAAAATCGACAACTTGTATTGTATTAACGAGATGGCGATAAAGCTGTCTCAATCGACTACAACAAAACAAGTCTTTGAATATGTAGAGCGCTACCTCAAAACACTCTTTGGTTGTCAGTTTGCCATTGTCGCAGACAAAAATAATAAAGTATTTTGGAGCTCGTTACCCAAGAGTGAATTACCAGCATTTGCCATAAAACATTCTGCTGACAATGACGATTTACCCGATACTAAGACACATGACCGCAATATCACGTATCAACACCCGTCGGTTGCAGATCAGATTCACTCACTTGTTAAGGAAGAAGTTGCAACACTAGTGCTGCCAATTTTGGCGGCCGGCTTTGAAGGTAAACAAATACGTTTCTTTGGCCCTCTAAATATCGATCGGTTAACCGGTGATTTGCAGTTAACCAAGGAAACTAAAAGTGTCTTGCAAGTCGTCTCGGTCATGATCAGCAACACACTTACCAACTTAAATCAGCGCGAAGTGATCGAGCAACAAAACGAACTGTTAGAAGAGCGGGTAGATGAGCGTACCCGCGAGCTGGCCGATGTTAATGCAGAGCTCAAACATTTAGCAGTGCATGACCCATTGACTCAACTTCCCAATCGAACGCTTTTTAACGACCGGCTTGAACAACTCATCCAATTATCAGAGCGAGAAAGCCGATGTTTTGCAGTCGCCAGTATCGACCTCACTAAATTCAAACTTATTAACGACAACTACGGTCACGACGCAGGAGATCTTGTTCTTGTAGAAATCAGTAAACGCTTTGCTGAGGGGCTCAGAGGTACCGATACCTTAGCTCGCATGGGAGGCGATGAATTTGCAGCACTTTTATCTGATACAGACAAACATAGGGCCATCGATACCATCATGCAGCAATTGATCAGCCGTCTGGATAAACCTATTGTTTTGCAAGATGGTAGTCAAATCATGCCTAACGCCAATATCGGTATTGCCTTATACCCTGATCATGCGGTGACAAGTGAACAGCTTTTCAAATTTGCAGATATAGCAATGTACAACGCGAAGCGAAGCGATAAGGGATATAGCATTTTTTGTCCGGATAAAAATTTACAAGAGCAAGAATTCGCAGAACTGATCAATGAATTAGAATTGGCTATTACCAAGCAAGAACTAGTACTGCACTACCAACCCATAGTCGATGTGAAGACCAAAATTTTGAATGGGTTTGAGGCCTTAATCCGATGGGTTCATCCGGTACGAGGAAAAATACCACCCAATATGTTTATTCCCCATGCAGAAAAGAGTCGACATATTGGACCGCTAACACACTGGGTACTGAGCGAAGCCTGCAGACAAAGTGTCAAATTTGAAGCAGAGGGTTTTTCTCTGCCAATTTCAGTGAATCTTTCCCCTCGCGTATTCACAAGTCCCGAACTACCCGATCAACTTTCGGCATTACTGCAACAGCATAAGCTGCCTCCTTCTCGGATAAAACTAGAAATTACCGAAAATGCAGCTATGACTAATCCTAATCAAGCGATGGAGATTATTTCAAAATTCAGTGCCATGGGCTGTCCGATATCCATAGATGACTTCGGCACTGGTCATTCATCTCTTGCCTATCTCACTAGATTGCCACTGAATGAGCTTAAGATCGACAGAAGTTTTTTGGTCTCAGACTCCAATAGCAACCGAGTGGTAGTGGAGACAATCATTGAGCTTGCACATGCGCTAGATTTAAAGGTAGTGGCCGAAGGTATAGAAACCGAAGATACCTATGAATTACTCAAACAAAGAGGCTGTGACTATGCTCAGGGATACTACTTCGGACGACCAATCGATGCACAAAGAGCCATGAAATTACTAAAAAGTACTGGCGATAATAACTCCCTCTTACTCCCACCAACCAATCAGACCTGA